Below is a window of Tissierellales bacterium DNA.
CTAAATCATTAACATCATATATTGGACTACCTTCCTTAAATCCTATTACTTCATCTTTAAAGTCTGTGTAATAAACTCCTTGTTGCTCTCTATCTATTAGCTTTATAAGTTCTCTTAAGGCCTTTCTTACTCTTTCATAATCAAATAGGTCCGCCTCTTCCCAAAATTCTTCTTCCTGTATTTCATAAATTAACTCTTTATTCTTTTCTACTTGCCCTATAGAGCCTTTTTTCTCTAAATCATTAGCTGTCCTTTTCACCCTTCCCTTAGGCTTAGAGTAGGGTTTTTTCTCAAGATAGGCATATTGTATTGTATACATTAAGTAGTCAAACCTCTTGGCTAATTCATCATCATCTGTGGATATAATAAGAGGTGAAATTTCATCCTTAAGATTTTTTACATCAATTTCATCTAGGCTTTCAAAAGCTCTTTTATCAGAGTATCTATCTATTAAGTGGAGTCTCATTCTTGCATTAAATCTATCAATATTTATCCCTTCAATTAAAAGATTTATATTGTCTATTAACTCATTTCTATATTCTATAAATTTATCTTCCTGATAATCTAAATGCTCTAAAGCTTTTATCAAATCAACCTTTATATTAAATAAATTTTCCGTTAAAGACCTTTGAATTCCTCCTTCATGGCCCCTTTTATTTATTTCAAAAAATTCAAAGTTATAATAGTAGTCAAAGATTAAAAACTTCTCCTTATCAAGTCCTGGTCCAAATAAATCTTCACATAATCTAGTACCCCTACCAATCATCTGCCAAAACTTAGCCTTTGATCTTACTTTCTTAAAAAACACTAGATTTACAAGTTCTGGAATATCTATTCCTGTATCCAGCATATCCACAGATACTGCTATCTGAGGATATGAATCCTGGTCCTTAAATTTATCTATACGATTATCCACATAATTTGTTTTATGATAAACAGCCTGGGCAAAATCCCCTTTATATTCAGGATATAAGGCATTAAATCTTTCAACTACAAAATCAGCATGGTCTTGATTGGCTGCAAAAATTATAGTCTTACCTAGCTTGTCTCCACCCTCTACCTTTATTCCCTTATTCATTAAATCCTTTATAACTAAATCCACTGTATCTATATTGAAAAGGCTTTTGTTTACCATCTCACTGGGAATATCTTCAAAGGAATCAAAGGTACTTTCAAAATCTTCTTTTTCTTCTTCAGATAAATCCTTATATTTTATTCCTTCCTTCATAATCTTGGTTTCAGACACCTGGGGTAGTTCATAATTAACTAAGTATTCATCATCTATGGCCTCTTTTAAGTCATAGGCAAAGGTTGGGTTTCCTTCTTGCAGTTCAAAAACCCTATAGGTATTCCTATCAATTTCATCTACTGGAGTAGCAGTTAAACCTAACAATCTAGCATCAAAATAGTCAAATATATCTTGATATCTTTTATAAATAGACCTATGGCTTTCATCTAAAATTATCAAGTCAAAGTGCCCATTGGTAAAGATTCTCTTTCCATCAGTCCCCTTTTTTTCATCAATGGCATTCATAATAGTTGGGTAGGTGGAAAATATCATCCTACTATTAAAATCATCTTTATTGTCTAAAAGATTACAAAGGGAAAGCTCAGGTAAGTGTTCATTAAAGCTTTCCTTAGCCTGCTTGACTAGGGCTGTCCTATCTGCTAAAAAAAGAATATTCTTAGCCCAGTTATTTCTAACCATAAGGTCAACGATTGAAATAGTTGTTCGGGTCTTTCCACTTCCCTCTCGTGTCAAGGGTATGATACAAAATATTTATCCTTTAAATTTATAGTTTCCTTTCTTAATTTAAACAGAAATTTAGAATAAGTATGCATATAAAACATCCTAATTCGAAAAATATATTCAGAACTACAAATTAATATCTACACTTTCTCTTCTGTATAATTTCATAGAAGATTTTCTAATTTATTCTACTATTAATCCAGACAATATCATGTAATTATTTAATTCATCAATATTATTATTAAATATACGACTTAAATGGTATTCATCTCTTGGTACAATATTAGTTCCTAATTTAGGCATTGGAAGTAATGCCCTATAACCATCCACATAGACTAAATTAAATTCCTTTATCAACTTATTGTCTTTATATAATTTAT
It encodes the following:
- a CDS encoding DEAD/DEAH box helicase family protein — translated: MTREGSGKTRTTISIVDLMVRNNWAKNILFLADRTALVKQAKESFNEHLPELSLCNLLDNKDDFNSRMIFSTYPTIMNAIDEKKGTDGKRIFTNGHFDLIILDESHRSIYKRYQDIFDYFDARLLGLTATPVDEIDRNTYRVFELQEGNPTFAYDLKEAIDDEYLVNYELPQVSETKIMKEGIKYKDLSEEEKEDFESTFDSFEDIPSEMVNKSLFNIDTVDLVIKDLMNKGIKVEGGDKLGKTIIFAANQDHADFVVERFNALYPEYKGDFAQAVYHKTNYVDNRIDKFKDQDSYPQIAVSVDMLDTGIDIPELVNLVFFKKVRSKAKFWQMIGRGTRLCEDLFGPGLDKEKFLIFDYYYNFEFFEINKRGHEGGIQRSLTENLFNIKVDLIKALEHLDYQEDKFIEYRNELIDNINLLIEGINIDRFNARMRLHLIDRYSDKRAFESLDEIDVKNLKDEISPLIISTDDDELAKRFDYLMYTIQYAYLEKKPYSKPKGRVKRTANDLEKKGSIGQVEKNKELIYEIQEEEFWEEADLFDYERVRKALRELIKLIDREQQGVYYTDFKDEVIGFKEGSPIYDVNDLDSYKERVVSYFRKYRDDLPIYKLRNNEKLTKEDIKYFEKILFEELGDRNSYEKNYGDKPLLELISSITGMDREAAKKEFSKFLTDEKLNSDQINFVNNIIDYIVKNGSIEKEVLQEFPFNKKGRVTDLFDNNIDLVKDIIFTIDKINNRFKIG